Proteins from one Sabethes cyaneus chromosome 2, idSabCyanKW18_F2, whole genome shotgun sequence genomic window:
- the LOC128733525 gene encoding dosage compensation regulator isoform X1, translating into MAAKDVKSFFYEWCQKNSLSPAFEVRPTGPKQRQRFLCEVRVPTISYVGAGNSTNKKDSERNAAKDFLNYLVRVGKVAASEVPTDAEGAAAAAPAGDSAASSGGPPSLMGINPANVFQGGLGPSDLGQAYRPYVREGGNEYIPSKEELAEQAANMESAESLDVNAGIHGNWTIENAKAKLNHWLQLNKLNPEYKYTAVGPDHARSFMAEMTIYVKQLRRSITGRESGSNKQSASKSCALSLVRQMFHLGVIEAYSGNIKSAKSQEQMKPFPVRISADLEKRIEECLQEVEIQPVQVYKNDNSEPISLLHPADEVHFKPQTINLKQIASVIPWSPPQPNWNPWIACNIDEGYLATATLDQLSNDLLTASRERIQQDQELQERMRERETLPIAKVRGRIMEAINENPVVLIRGNTGCGKTTQIAQFILEDYINSGQGALCNICVTQPRRISAISVSERIANERCENVGEAVGYSVRFESALPRPFGSIMFCTIGVLLRKLEAGLRGVSHVIVDEIHERDVNSDFILVVLRDMLHTYPDLRVILMSATIDTTLFSEYFGNCPCIEVEGRAFPVEQFFLEDCIQMLNFVPPTDNKKRKRGGKDDDEEAGEGDATIKLTGETDTSNLNQVIDERRYSIQTKNAMARMSESEVSFELIEGLLNYIDNQNVPGAVLVFLPGWNLIFALMKYLQTKPQFSGSKCIILPLHSQLPREDQRKVFAHYGDTRKVILATNIAETSITIDDIVYVIDVCKARMKLFTSHNNMTSYATVWAARTNLEQRKGRAGRVRPGKCFTLCSRARFEKLDEHMTPEMFRTPLHELALSIKLLRLGSIGQFLSKAIEPPPLDAVIEAEVMLKEMKCLDAAEELTPFGRILARLPIEPKLGKMMILSTLFGVCDPIATLAAFSGTFSEIFQLDIGQRRLMTHQKALSGKRNSDYVALLTAYRMWNEKRRRGEEAEIQFCEWKGLQLPTLRVISEAKRQLLELLSQAGFPEESMIEMGFNPEDDDPRLDTVLSLLCVGLYPNVCAHKEKRKVLTTESKAALIHKTSVNCSNLQVTFPYPFFVFGEKIRTRTVACKSMSMVSPVHLLLFGCKKVEWVDNVVRIDNWINYEMEPRQAALIVTLRPVLQDLIIRISENPEEVNQLEEKYQHLLDVVKDLCVFNAGDFQIKRETGLTPLDQARANSKFPRTDNGGGNRFGGGRGGGFNSGGGGGYSRGGGSYNSGGGSFNNGNGSGFGQGGYGGNRSGYGGRGGYGGGRGGGGRRW; encoded by the exons ATGGCGGCTAAAGATGTAAAATCATTTTTCTATGAGTGGTGCCAAAAAAATAGCTTGTCTCCTGCATTTGAAGTACGACCCACGG GTCCAAAACAGCGGCAGCGTTTCTTGTGTGAAGTGCGTGTACCAACAATATCTTACGTAGGTGCAGGTAACTCTACGAACAAGAAAGATTCGGAACGAAATGCCGCCAAAGATTTTCTAAACTATCTCGTTCGAGTTGGCAAAGTCGCTGCGTCGGAAGTCCCTACGGATGCTGAAGGAGCGGCTGCAGCCGCACCAGCGGGTGATTCAGCTGCATCATCGGGTGGACCACCTTCGTTGATGGGTATAAATCCGGCCAACGTGTTCCAGGGTGGTCTTGGGCCGTCCGATCTGGGTCAGGCGTATCGGCCGTACGTGCGCGAGGGCGGAAATGAATACATTCCTTCGAAGGAGGAGCTGGCCGAGCAGGCAGCTAATATGGAATCCGCCGAATCGTTGGATGTTAACGCCGGTATTCACGGAAATTGGACCATAGAGAATGCCAAGGCCAAGCTAAACCACTGGCTGCAGCTGAACAAATTGAATCCGGAGTACAAGTATACTGCCGTCGGACCGGATCATGCCAG GAGTTTCATGGCCGAGATGACAATTTATGTGAAGCAGTTGCGTCGATCTATAACTGGGCGTGAGTCCGGCTCGAACAAGCAGTCGGCTAGCAAATCTTGCGCCCTTTCACTCGTCCGCCAGATGTTCCATTTAGGTGTTATTGAAGCCTATAGTGGTAACATCAAGTCTGCCAA GAGTCAGGAACAAATGAAACCATTCCCAGTGCGTATCTCAGCCGACCTGGAGAAACGGATTGAAGAATGCTTGCAAGAAGTTGAAATTCAACCTGTTCAGGTGTACAAGAACGATAATAGTGAACCGATCAGTCTGTTGCATCCGGCCGATGAGGTCCATTTTAAACCTCAGACTATAAACTTGAAGCAAATCGCTTCGGTGATTCCATGGTCTCCTCCGCAGCCAAATTGGAACCCGTGGATAGCCTGTAACATCGATGAGGGATATCTGGCTACCGCTACCTTGGATCAGCTTAGTAACGATTTGCTAACTGCTTCCCGGGAACGTATCCAGCAGGACCAGGAACTCCAGGAACGTATGCGGGAGAGGGAAACGCTTCCAATTGCGAAGGTGCGAGGACGGATTATGGAAGCGATTAACGAAAATCCGGTGGTACTGATTCGTGGCAACACTGGTTGCGGAAAAACGACTCAGATTGCTCAGTTCATTCTGGAGGATTACATAAATTCGGGCCAGGGTGCCCTTTGCAATATCTGCGTGACGCAACCCAGACGTATTAGCGCCATTAGTGTGTCCGAGCGAATTGCCAATGAACGTTGTGAGAATGTAGGAGAAGCAGTTGGATATTCGGTACGTTTCGAGTCCGCTTTGCCTCGACCGTTTGGCTCGATTATGTTCTGTACTATTGGAGTCTTGTTGAGGAAATTGGAAGCTGGATTGCGCGGTGTATCGCACGTTATTGTAGATGAAATTCACGAGCGAGACGTAAatagtgatttcattttggtcgttCTTCGTGATATGTTGCATACTTATCCGGATCTTCGTGTAATCCTTATGTCTGCCACGATCGATACAACTCTGTTTTCAGAGTACTTTGGAAATTGTCCCTGCATTGAGGTGGAAGGACGCGCGTTCCCGGTAGAGCAATTTTTCCTGGAGGACTGCATCCAGATGTTGAACTTTGTTCCTCCAACCGATAACAAAAAGCGCAAACGAGGAGGTAAAGATGATGATGAGGAGGCCGGTGAAGGAGATGCAACGATTAAGTTGACTGGTGAAACAGACACTTCTAATCTGAATCAAGTCATCGACGAGAGACGTTATTCTATTCAAACGAAAAACGCTATGGCACGAATGTCCGAATCCGAAGTTTCATTCGAGTTAATTGAAGGATTGCTTAACTACATTGATAACCAAAATGTCCCCGGAGCTGTGTTGGTATTCTTACCCGGATGGAACCTTATATTTGCTCTCATGAAGTATCTTCAAACTAAACCACAGTTCAGTGGTTCTAAGTGCATCATTCTACCGCTGCATTCACAGCTTCCAAGAGAAGATCAGCGCAAGGTATTTGCTCATTACGGCGACACGCGCAAAGTGATTTTGGCGACAAATATCGCCGAAACTTCGATCACGATTGATGACATCGTGTACGTAATCGACGTTTGCAAGGCTCGTATGAAGTTGTTCACATCGCATAATAACATGACAAGCTATGCAACTGTTTGGGCAGCTCGCACAAATCTGGAACAAA GAAAGGGCCGAGCTGGTCGTGTACGACCGGGTAAATGCTTCACTCTTTGCTCACGGGCTCGGTTCGAAAAGCTGGACGAGCACATGACTCCGGAAATGTTCCGTACTCCGCTGCACGAACTGGCTCTCAGCATTAAGCTGCTTCGGCTTGGCTCGATCGGACAGTTTCTATCGAAAGCCATCGAACCACCGCCACTGGATGCGGTTATCGAGGCAGAAGTTATGCTGAAGGAAATGAAATGCCTAGACGCTGCCGAGGAACTTACACCATTCGGCAGAATATTGGCCCGTTTACCGATTGAACCGAAGCTGGGCAAAATGATGATACTGAGTACGCTGTTCGGGGTTTGCGATCCCATTGCAACGCTGGCTGCATTTTCCGGAACATTTTCGGAAATTTTCCAGCTCGATATTGGACAACGTCGGTTGATGACCCATCAAAAGGCGCTCAGCGGCAAACGTAATTCAGATTATGTCGCCTTGCTAACTGCTTACAGG ATGTGGAATGAAAAGCGTCGTCGCGGAGAAGAAGCAGAAATTCAATTTTGCGAATGGAAAGGTCTGCAATTGCCGACACTGCGCGTCATTTCCGAAGCCAAGCGTCAGCTGCTGGAGCTGCTCTCGCAAGCGGGATTTCCCGAAGAATCCATGATTGAGATGGGTTTCAACCCGGAAGACGATGATCCACGTTTGGATACGGTTCTGTCGCTGCTCTGCGTTGGTTTGTATCCCAACGTTTGTGCCCACAAAGAGAAACGTAAAGTGCTGACTACAGAATCGAAGGCTGCGCTGATTCATAAGACATCGGTAAACTGTAGCAATCTGCAGGTGACATTCCCGTATCCGTTCTTTGTGTTTGGAGAGAAAATCCGTACAAGAACCGTTGCCTGCAAGTCGATGTCAATGGTTTCTCCGGTTCATCTGCTATTGTTTGGCTGCAAGAAGGTCGAATGGGTTGATAATGTAGTTCGCATCGACAATTGGATAAATTATGAAATGGAACCACGTCAAGCTGCTTTGATAGTAACACTGCGTCCGGTGTTGCAAGACTTGATCATAAGAATATCCGAGAATCCGGAGGAGGTTAATCAACTGGAAGAAAAGTATCAGCATCTGTTGGATGTTGTCAAGGATCTGTGTGTGTTTAATGCCGGTGATTTCCAAATAAAGCGAGAAACTGGTTTGACGCCGTTGGATCAAGCTCGTGCCAATTCCAAATTCCCACGTACGGATAACGGAGGAGGAAACCGTTTCGGTGGTGGACGTGGTGGCGGTTTCAACAGTGGAGGTGGTGGTGGCTACAGCCGTGGTGGTGGTAGTTACAACAGTGGTGGCGGCAGCTTTAACAACGGTAATGGCAGCGGCTTTGGACAGGGTGGCTACGGCGGCAACCGCAGCGGATACGGCGGTAGAGGCGGCTACGGTGGTGGTCGAGGAGGAGGAGGACGACGTTGGTAA
- the LOC128733525 gene encoding dosage compensation regulator isoform X2: MAEMTIYVKQLRRSITGRESGSNKQSASKSCALSLVRQMFHLGVIEAYSGNIKSAKSQEQMKPFPVRISADLEKRIEECLQEVEIQPVQVYKNDNSEPISLLHPADEVHFKPQTINLKQIASVIPWSPPQPNWNPWIACNIDEGYLATATLDQLSNDLLTASRERIQQDQELQERMRERETLPIAKVRGRIMEAINENPVVLIRGNTGCGKTTQIAQFILEDYINSGQGALCNICVTQPRRISAISVSERIANERCENVGEAVGYSVRFESALPRPFGSIMFCTIGVLLRKLEAGLRGVSHVIVDEIHERDVNSDFILVVLRDMLHTYPDLRVILMSATIDTTLFSEYFGNCPCIEVEGRAFPVEQFFLEDCIQMLNFVPPTDNKKRKRGGKDDDEEAGEGDATIKLTGETDTSNLNQVIDERRYSIQTKNAMARMSESEVSFELIEGLLNYIDNQNVPGAVLVFLPGWNLIFALMKYLQTKPQFSGSKCIILPLHSQLPREDQRKVFAHYGDTRKVILATNIAETSITIDDIVYVIDVCKARMKLFTSHNNMTSYATVWAARTNLEQRKGRAGRVRPGKCFTLCSRARFEKLDEHMTPEMFRTPLHELALSIKLLRLGSIGQFLSKAIEPPPLDAVIEAEVMLKEMKCLDAAEELTPFGRILARLPIEPKLGKMMILSTLFGVCDPIATLAAFSGTFSEIFQLDIGQRRLMTHQKALSGKRNSDYVALLTAYRMWNEKRRRGEEAEIQFCEWKGLQLPTLRVISEAKRQLLELLSQAGFPEESMIEMGFNPEDDDPRLDTVLSLLCVGLYPNVCAHKEKRKVLTTESKAALIHKTSVNCSNLQVTFPYPFFVFGEKIRTRTVACKSMSMVSPVHLLLFGCKKVEWVDNVVRIDNWINYEMEPRQAALIVTLRPVLQDLIIRISENPEEVNQLEEKYQHLLDVVKDLCVFNAGDFQIKRETGLTPLDQARANSKFPRTDNGGGNRFGGGRGGGFNSGGGGGYSRGGGSYNSGGGSFNNGNGSGFGQGGYGGNRSGYGGRGGYGGGRGGGGRRW, encoded by the exons ATGGCCGAGATGACAATTTATGTGAAGCAGTTGCGTCGATCTATAACTGGGCGTGAGTCCGGCTCGAACAAGCAGTCGGCTAGCAAATCTTGCGCCCTTTCACTCGTCCGCCAGATGTTCCATTTAGGTGTTATTGAAGCCTATAGTGGTAACATCAAGTCTGCCAA GAGTCAGGAACAAATGAAACCATTCCCAGTGCGTATCTCAGCCGACCTGGAGAAACGGATTGAAGAATGCTTGCAAGAAGTTGAAATTCAACCTGTTCAGGTGTACAAGAACGATAATAGTGAACCGATCAGTCTGTTGCATCCGGCCGATGAGGTCCATTTTAAACCTCAGACTATAAACTTGAAGCAAATCGCTTCGGTGATTCCATGGTCTCCTCCGCAGCCAAATTGGAACCCGTGGATAGCCTGTAACATCGATGAGGGATATCTGGCTACCGCTACCTTGGATCAGCTTAGTAACGATTTGCTAACTGCTTCCCGGGAACGTATCCAGCAGGACCAGGAACTCCAGGAACGTATGCGGGAGAGGGAAACGCTTCCAATTGCGAAGGTGCGAGGACGGATTATGGAAGCGATTAACGAAAATCCGGTGGTACTGATTCGTGGCAACACTGGTTGCGGAAAAACGACTCAGATTGCTCAGTTCATTCTGGAGGATTACATAAATTCGGGCCAGGGTGCCCTTTGCAATATCTGCGTGACGCAACCCAGACGTATTAGCGCCATTAGTGTGTCCGAGCGAATTGCCAATGAACGTTGTGAGAATGTAGGAGAAGCAGTTGGATATTCGGTACGTTTCGAGTCCGCTTTGCCTCGACCGTTTGGCTCGATTATGTTCTGTACTATTGGAGTCTTGTTGAGGAAATTGGAAGCTGGATTGCGCGGTGTATCGCACGTTATTGTAGATGAAATTCACGAGCGAGACGTAAatagtgatttcattttggtcgttCTTCGTGATATGTTGCATACTTATCCGGATCTTCGTGTAATCCTTATGTCTGCCACGATCGATACAACTCTGTTTTCAGAGTACTTTGGAAATTGTCCCTGCATTGAGGTGGAAGGACGCGCGTTCCCGGTAGAGCAATTTTTCCTGGAGGACTGCATCCAGATGTTGAACTTTGTTCCTCCAACCGATAACAAAAAGCGCAAACGAGGAGGTAAAGATGATGATGAGGAGGCCGGTGAAGGAGATGCAACGATTAAGTTGACTGGTGAAACAGACACTTCTAATCTGAATCAAGTCATCGACGAGAGACGTTATTCTATTCAAACGAAAAACGCTATGGCACGAATGTCCGAATCCGAAGTTTCATTCGAGTTAATTGAAGGATTGCTTAACTACATTGATAACCAAAATGTCCCCGGAGCTGTGTTGGTATTCTTACCCGGATGGAACCTTATATTTGCTCTCATGAAGTATCTTCAAACTAAACCACAGTTCAGTGGTTCTAAGTGCATCATTCTACCGCTGCATTCACAGCTTCCAAGAGAAGATCAGCGCAAGGTATTTGCTCATTACGGCGACACGCGCAAAGTGATTTTGGCGACAAATATCGCCGAAACTTCGATCACGATTGATGACATCGTGTACGTAATCGACGTTTGCAAGGCTCGTATGAAGTTGTTCACATCGCATAATAACATGACAAGCTATGCAACTGTTTGGGCAGCTCGCACAAATCTGGAACAAA GAAAGGGCCGAGCTGGTCGTGTACGACCGGGTAAATGCTTCACTCTTTGCTCACGGGCTCGGTTCGAAAAGCTGGACGAGCACATGACTCCGGAAATGTTCCGTACTCCGCTGCACGAACTGGCTCTCAGCATTAAGCTGCTTCGGCTTGGCTCGATCGGACAGTTTCTATCGAAAGCCATCGAACCACCGCCACTGGATGCGGTTATCGAGGCAGAAGTTATGCTGAAGGAAATGAAATGCCTAGACGCTGCCGAGGAACTTACACCATTCGGCAGAATATTGGCCCGTTTACCGATTGAACCGAAGCTGGGCAAAATGATGATACTGAGTACGCTGTTCGGGGTTTGCGATCCCATTGCAACGCTGGCTGCATTTTCCGGAACATTTTCGGAAATTTTCCAGCTCGATATTGGACAACGTCGGTTGATGACCCATCAAAAGGCGCTCAGCGGCAAACGTAATTCAGATTATGTCGCCTTGCTAACTGCTTACAGG ATGTGGAATGAAAAGCGTCGTCGCGGAGAAGAAGCAGAAATTCAATTTTGCGAATGGAAAGGTCTGCAATTGCCGACACTGCGCGTCATTTCCGAAGCCAAGCGTCAGCTGCTGGAGCTGCTCTCGCAAGCGGGATTTCCCGAAGAATCCATGATTGAGATGGGTTTCAACCCGGAAGACGATGATCCACGTTTGGATACGGTTCTGTCGCTGCTCTGCGTTGGTTTGTATCCCAACGTTTGTGCCCACAAAGAGAAACGTAAAGTGCTGACTACAGAATCGAAGGCTGCGCTGATTCATAAGACATCGGTAAACTGTAGCAATCTGCAGGTGACATTCCCGTATCCGTTCTTTGTGTTTGGAGAGAAAATCCGTACAAGAACCGTTGCCTGCAAGTCGATGTCAATGGTTTCTCCGGTTCATCTGCTATTGTTTGGCTGCAAGAAGGTCGAATGGGTTGATAATGTAGTTCGCATCGACAATTGGATAAATTATGAAATGGAACCACGTCAAGCTGCTTTGATAGTAACACTGCGTCCGGTGTTGCAAGACTTGATCATAAGAATATCCGAGAATCCGGAGGAGGTTAATCAACTGGAAGAAAAGTATCAGCATCTGTTGGATGTTGTCAAGGATCTGTGTGTGTTTAATGCCGGTGATTTCCAAATAAAGCGAGAAACTGGTTTGACGCCGTTGGATCAAGCTCGTGCCAATTCCAAATTCCCACGTACGGATAACGGAGGAGGAAACCGTTTCGGTGGTGGACGTGGTGGCGGTTTCAACAGTGGAGGTGGTGGTGGCTACAGCCGTGGTGGTGGTAGTTACAACAGTGGTGGCGGCAGCTTTAACAACGGTAATGGCAGCGGCTTTGGACAGGGTGGCTACGGCGGCAACCGCAGCGGATACGGCGGTAGAGGCGGCTACGGTGGTGGTCGAGGAGGAGGAGGACGACGTTGGTAA